One Symphalangus syndactylus isolate Jambi chromosome 9, NHGRI_mSymSyn1-v2.1_pri, whole genome shotgun sequence DNA segment encodes these proteins:
- the EPO gene encoding erythropoietin: protein MGVHECPAWLWLLLSLLSLPLGLPVLGAPPRLICDSRVLERYLLEAKEAENVTTGCAEHCSLSENITVPDTKVNFYAWKRMEVGQQAVEVWQGLALLSEAVLRGQALLANSSQPWQPLQLHVDKAVSGLRSLTTLLRALGAQKEAVSPPDAASAAPLRTITADTFCKLFRVYSNFLRGKLKLYTGEACRRGDR, encoded by the exons ATGGGGGTGCACG AATGTCCTGCCTGGCTGTGGCTTCTCCTGTCCCTGCTGTCTCTCCCTCTGGGCCTCCCAGTCCTGGGCGCCCCACCACGCCTTATCTGTGACAGCCGAGTCCTGGAGAGGTACCTCTTGGAGGCAAAGGAGGCCGAGAATGTCACG ACAGGCTGTGCCGAACACTGCAGCTTGAGTGAGAATATCACCGTCCCAGACACCAAAGTTAACTTCTATGCCTGGAAGAGGATGGAG GTTGGGCAGCAGGCCGTAGAAGTCTGGCAGGGCCTGGCCCTGCTCTCGGAAGCTGTCCTGCGGGGCCAGGCCCTGTTGGCCAACTCTTCCCAGCCATGGCAGCCCCTGCAGCTGCACGTGGATAAAGCCGTCAGTGGCCTTCGCAGCCTCACCACTCTGCTTCGGGCGCTGGGAGCCCAG AAGGAAGCCGTCTCCCCTCCAGATGCGGCCTCGGCTGCTCCACTCCGAACAATCACTGCTGACACTTTCTGCAAACTCTTCCGAGTCTACTCCAATTTCCTCCGGGGAAAGCTGAAGCTGTACACAGGGGAGGCCTGCAGGAGAGGGGACAGATGA
- the POP7 gene encoding ribonuclease P protein subunit p20, translating to MAENREPRGAVEAELDPVEYTLRKRLPNRLPRRPNDIYVNMKTDFKAQLARCQKLLDGGARGQNACSEIYIHGLGLAINRAINIALQLQAGSFGSLQVAANTSTVELVDELEPETDTREPLTRIRNNSAIHIRVFRVTPK from the coding sequence ATGGCAGAAAACCGAGAGCCCCGCGGTGCTGTGGAGGCTGAACTGGATCCAGTGGAGTACACCCTTAGGAAAAGGCTTCCCAACCGCCTGCCCCGGAGGCCCAATGACATTTATGTCAACATGAAGACTGACTTTAAGGCCCAGCTGGCCCGCTGCCAGAAGCTGCTGGACGGAGGGGCCCGGGGTCAGAACGCCTGCTCTGAGATCTACATTCACGGCTTGGGCCTGGCCATCAACCGCGCCATCAACATCGCGCTGCAGCTGCAGGCAGGCAGCTTCGGGTCCTTGCAGGTGGCTGCCAATACTTCCACCGTGGAGCTTGTTGATGAGCTGGAGCCAGAGACCGATACACGGGAGCCACTGACTCGGATCCGCAATAACTCAGCCATTCACATCCGAGTCTTCAGGGTCACACCCAAGTAA